The DNA region GTTCAGATCGGTGTTCACATGGAACGGTCGGCCGCGTCCCGCGACCTGGTTGTACGACAGAAAGCGTGCGCCGCCGACGAGTATCCATTTGTCGGTCAGATGCAGACTGTCCTGAAAGAACACGGACGCGTCGTGCAACGTATCGGTCTGGTCGCTGTCGCTGGCGGATACGGTGGTCGACGGGCTTTCGAGGCCATAGACAGGGTGCAGATAGTTGAACGTGTACTTCGTCGCCTGCCGCAACAGGTCCTTGCGATAGATGCGACGGTATTCGTCGTCGACACCCACCTGCAGGTCGTTGCGCAAACCCGCCACCGTGAAATGTCCATCTATATAGGCGATCGTGTAGCTGTCGGTGCTGAGCGCACCGTGCGTCGCGTCGTTGCTGCGCGAGAGCACGCCCGTCGTGCTGTTGACACCTTGCACGCGCAACTGGCCGGCGTCGTACGTTTCGCGGTTGTAGCTGTAGCCGAAATGCGCCTTCCAGTTTGCATCGATCTGATGATCGACGGTCAGTTGCGCGAGATGCGACTCGCCGTCCATTTCATTGAACGGCTCGTCGAGCCGCTCGCGCGCGGGGATGGCCAGCGGCTCGTTGGTCTTTGGATCGAGAGCGGTTCCGCGATCGAACGGATAGAGGAACTTGCGATACTCGTACGACAGTACCACCTGTGTATCGCGTCCGTACCAGGCCAGCGAAGGCGCGACGAGCGTCTCGCGATGTTCGCCAAAGTTGCGCCAGTATTGTTCGTCGATCTGATCGACGACGAGACGGTATGCAAGGCCCGAATCGCCGATTGGCCCGGTCAGATCGAGCGTGCCGTCCGCGCCGTTGCGGCCGTGGCCGTAGGTCGAACCGAGCGCCGAGACGGCGTGATAAGGCGTGAGCAACGGCTGCTTGCTCACCACGTTGACGACGCCGCCCGGGTCCATGATGCCGTAGAGCAGCGATGACGGTCCCTTGAGCACTTCGACGCTGTCGGCTGCGGCGTTGAGACCTCGGCCCTGCACGAGCGGCATGCCGTTGTGCATGATCGAGCCGTCGCGGTTGCCGCCGAAGCCGCGTTTGAGCAGCGTGTCCTGCGTGCCCGCCAGCGTGTTGCCCTGGACGATGCCGCTGACGTTGGCGAGTGCGTCGTCGAGATTGCGCGGGCGCTGATCGCGCAGCACTTGTTGGGGCACGATATTGATGGCCTGCGGCGTATCGATGACAGGAATGTCGGAGCGCGTGACATTCGCCTCGGGAGGCGGCCGGTAACTGCCGGCGCGAATGCCTGTCGCCGCGACCTTGACGGTGGGCAACACGGCGCTGTCGTCGAGCTCGACATTGCTTGCATCTTCGACCAGCGTGTAGCTGCCGTTGGTCTGCTGGACGGACGACAGCCCCGTGCCGCGCAGCAGACGCGCAAGCCCCTGCTGCGTATCGTAGTCGCCATGCAGGCCCGCGCTATGACGGTTCGCGGTGAGCGCGCTCGGATACGACAGCATGATTCGCGCTTGCTGGCCATACTGGCTGAGCGCGTTTTCGAGCGGCCCGGCGGCGATGTCGAAAGACTTGCGCGGCGCGGCCTGGGCCGTCTGCGTTGCATCGGCGGCGGACGAGGCGGAAGTAGCGGCGGCAGCGGCGGCAACGGCGGCAACGGCGTGAGACGCAATGCCCGCGAAGATCGTTGCCGTCGCGATACCGATGATGTGCCGCCCGTGATACCCGCGGCGACGTGACTCAAATTCGGCGGTATTGGCGCAGGCTCTTGCAGAAAGTCCCATGTTTTACGAAGCTCGACGAGGTAGATGATCTGGTGTTCTCATCTGCCTTGTCCCGCGAGAATCGAAAACAGCTCAATAGCGACGAAAATTGTTTAACTCGCTGGCTTCACCGTCACCCAATAGCGCGTGACGTACGCCACCTCGACAGGCAGCGTGGTCGCAAGCGTCTTCAGCACGCGGTCCGTGTCCGATAGCGGAAAGGTGCCCGACAGACGGAAATCCGCGATCGAAGGATCGCAGCGCAGGTAGCCGTCCCGGTAGCGCCCGAGTTCCGACAGGAAGTCGCCCAGACGCATGTTGCTCGCCACCAGCATGCCTTGTGTCCATGCGGCCGTATCGGCGCTCGCCGCTTCGATCGGCATGATTTGCGTGGCGCTGAAGCGCATGCGCTCGCCTGCATGCACGACCTTCGACGCGCCCGGCGCGCGCGCCGGTTCGACTTTGACCGCGCCTTCGAAGACATCGAGCCGCGTCATCGACGGCTCCTGTCTGAGCGAGAAGCGCGTGCCGAGCGGTATCGAGACACCTTGTGCCGTCTGCGCGACAAACGGACGAGGCGCGGGACCGTCGTCATGTCCCGTGACGACCATGATTTCGCCGCGCAGCAGAACGATGCGGCGCTCCGTGTCCGAGAAGCGGACGTCGACGGCGCTCGCGGTATCGAGCATGAGCCGCGTACCGTCAGCGAGCGTCACATTGCGCTGCTCGCCCGTGCCCGTGCGCAGATCCGCGCTCCAGCCGCGCCACGCAATCTGATCGCGGGCAAGCCAGGCTGTCCCGCCCGCAAAGAAGAGCAGCACGAGCGTCTTGACGCCGGCGCGCCGTGCGGGCGAACGCGGACGCGTCAACGCGGCGCGCGCGGCACTTGCAGCCGGGCTTTCATTGAGCGTCTGAAGACGTTGGCTCACCGACTGGATGTGCCGCCAGGCGCGATCGTGATCGGCGTGTTCGGCACGCCAGCATTCGAACGCGCGTCGTTGCGAGTCGGTGATGTCGCCGGACTGCAGATCGAGCCACCATTCGACCGCGCGGCGCGCGACATCGGGAGCGATGCCAGGAGGCGTGCCGATACTCACGCATTCACTCCAGTGTCATCGCGAAGAAGCATTGCGCGGCCGCTTTCATCAGATAGCGCTTCACCGTCGCGAGGGAAATCCGCAGCGTGGCGGCAATTTCCGTCTGCGTCGCGCCGTCCAGTTGCGCCATCAGGAATGCGCGTTTGACGGCTACGGGCAGCCCGTCGAGCAACGCGTCGATCTCGCACAATGTTTCGAGCAGCACGGCACGTTCTTCAGGCGACGGCGCGAGCGGCTCCGGCACCCGTGCGAGCGCTTCGAGATAGGCACGCTCGATCTGCTCACGTCGCCAGTGATTCGCGAGGACGCGTTGCGCGACCGTCGTGAGGAAGGCGCGCGGTTCAAGCAGTTCAAGCGGCTCGTCGCGCGCGAGCAGGCGCATGAAGGTGTCGTGCGCAAGGTCGGCCGCCCGATGCGCGCATCCCAGCTTGCGCCGCAACCACGTATGAAGCCAGCCATGATGGGCGACGTAGAGGTCTTCGACCTCGAGACGCAACGAGAGATTGTCTGCCGGCATGCGCGGTCTTCCGGACGAGCCCGGTAAGCAAAAATGAAGTTACTAAATGAGAATTATTCGTATTGTCGCACAGGGGAAAGCGATCTTGCACGCGATCAAATTTCCCGCGCGCGCTTCGCCTGCCGGCGGGGATGGCGCGCGGGCATACGCCCCGCGGCTGCGTCGAACGCCCGTTGCGCGCCGCCGTACGGGTTCTGACGACCGCCGCAGCAAGGCCATCGCCCGTCCCGCCGATGCCTGCTGTCAAAATCACGGCTCGGCGGGCCGGGCGTCTGCATCGTCCGTCAAATGCTTGCTGGATGAGCATTGGCACGTTTCTTCCGTCGCGGAGGCCGCCGATCGTAGTAACGTATCGAAAATTTTGTCTTTCGCCTGGCAAGTTGATTCTCGAGGCGCATATGTCCACCGACACCGACACCACCATGACTGATGAGCAGGTCGCAGCCATTGCAGACCGCATGACCGAAGAAGGCCGTCTGGTTTCCCCCGTCACGATCTGGGCGGAGGTTCGCAGCGGTTCGATCGTCGCCGTCGCCGCCGCGCTGCAACGCTGGCGCGAGACGCGCGAGCCGCAGCCGCCGGCACCGGAAACGCAGGCGCAAAAGGCGTTGCCGGGCGAACTGGCGGAAACCGTGATGGAAGCCGCGCGCCGCATCTGGACCGCTTCGCAGGACGACGCCGGACGGCTGCTCAGCGAAGGCCTGGGCGCGGCGAGCCAGCAGCTCGATGTCGTGCGCAGGGAGCGTGACGAGGCGCTTGCCGCGTATCAGCAGACGGGCGAAGAAGCCGCGACGGGGCGCGAGCGGCTGGACAGGCTGCGCCACGACCTCCAGGCGTTGCAGGAGTCTGCCGCGCAGGTTCGCGCAGACTTCGAAACAGTGAGCGCGCGCGCACAAGCCGCCGAGGCGAACGTCCAGAACCTGACCGAGCGCGCATCGGCGGATGAAGCGAAGCTCACGGCGATCCAGAACGCACTGGAGGATCAGCACCGGGCAAACGAATGGCTCGCCGCGACGGTTTCGGGCAAGAACGAAGAGATCGCGCGGCTTGGGCGCGAGCGCGACGACGCGCGCCGGCAGATCGCGACCCTGGACGAGGCTTGCCAGGCGAAGTCGGAAGAGGCTGAGCGCGCGTCTCAGGAAGCGGCTGCGGCAGTGGAGCGCGCCGACGCAGCGGCGGCGCAGGCGAACGAGAGCACGGCGCGGCTCGCATCGGTCGAGGCGGAGTTGAGCGAGACCCGCAACGCGCTTGCGGCGGAACGCGACGCCGCGCTCGAACATGCCGCCGACCTTGCCGAGCAGCGTGCCCAACTGGAGCGCGTCGCACGCGAACTGGACGAATCCCGAGCGCAGATCGGCGCGCTGACCGACGCGCACGCGCTGGCGGCAGCCGAACTGGCGCGCGCGACGCAGGACGCCTCTGCCGCGACCGAACGTGCCGACGCGGCGGAGCAGCGCGCAGCGCAACTGGACCAGAGCCTGACAGTCGAACGCGAGGCCACGGCGGCGCAGCGCGAAGAGTTGCAGCGCGTCTCCCGCGAACTGGAAGAAACACGCACGCGCGCCGATATGCTGAGCGACGCGCAGACGGCTGCGAACGCCGAACTGGCGCGGGTTTCGCAAGAAGGCTTCGCCGCGAAAGAACGTGCCGACGCAGCGGAGCAGCGCGCGTCGCAACTCGAGCAGAGCCTGACGGTCGAGCGCGAGACGACGGCGGCGCAGAGCGACGAGCTTCAGCGTGCCAGGGCCGAACTGGAAGAAGCCCGCACGCAGATCAACGCGCTGAACGAGGCGCACACGGCCGCGAGCGCCGAACTGGCGCGGGTCACCGAAGAGGCATCGTCCGCAAGGCAACGCGCGGAGTCGGCAGGACAGCGAGCGGCGGAACTGGAGCAGAGCCTGGCGGCGGAGCGCGAGGCCACGGCGGCGCAAAGCGACGAACGGCAGCGTGTCGCGCGCGAACTGGACGAAGCGCGCTCACGGATCGACGCGTTGTCACAAGACTCGACCGCCGCGAAGCAAAGGGCCGAAACCGCCGAGCAGCGCGCAACCGAACTGGAGCAGAACCTCGCGAGCGAGCGGGAAGCATCGGCGGCGCGCAGCAACGAATTGCAGCGCGTCACGCAGGAACTCGAAGCAGCGCAAACCCAGATCGCTACGCTGACCGAGTCGCAAACGGCGGCGAACGCTGAACTGGCGAGCGCCAGGCAGGAAGCCGAGGCCACGAAGCAGCGGGCCGAAGCCGCCGAACAGCGCGCCGTCCAGCTAGACGAAAGTCTCGCCGTCGCGCGCGAAGCAGCCGTGGCGCGTAACAGCGAAGCATCCGCTCAGTTCGACGAATTGCAACGCGTCATGCGCGAACTCGAAGAGGCCCGCAGTCAGATCAGCGCGCTGACCGAGTCGCAAACGGCCGCGGCCGCTGAACTGGCGCAGATGACGCAAGACGCATCCGCCGAGAGGCGCCGTGCAGATGCAGCCGCGCAGCTGTCAGCCCAGCTCGGACGAGACCTCGCTGCGGAGCGCGAGGCAGCGGCGGCTCGAAGCGCCGAAGCGTCGGCTCAAGCGGGAGAGCTGCAACGCGTCACCCGCGAGCTCGACGAAGCGCGCAAGCAGATCGACGCGTTGACCGAGTCGCAAACGGAAGCAGCCGCCAAGCTGGCGCAGGTGACGCAAGACGCATCCGAGGCGGCGAACCGCGCGGAAGCGGCCGAACAAAGGCTCGCAGCGGAACGCGACGAGGCGCGCAAACACGCGGCCGCGTTGATGGATGCGCAGTCCGTTGCAAACGCCGAGCTGTCGCGGCTCACGCAAGAAGCATCCGCTGCAAAAGAAGCGGCGGACGCAGCCGGGCATCGTGCCGCGCAACTGGAACAAAGTCTCGCAGCGGAACGGGAAGCCGCCGCCGCGCGCAACAGCGAAGCGTCGTCGCAACTCGACGAAGCCCGCAAGCAGATCAGCACGCTGACCGACGCGCAAGCGTCGGCCAACGCGGAACTGGCGCGGCTCGCACAGGACGCATCGGCGGCGAAGGAACGGGCGGATGCAGCCGAGCGGCAGGCAGCGGAATCGGCGCAGCGTCTTTTGTCCGAGCGCGAGGCGGCCGCAGCGAAAAACGACAACGCGTCGTCGCAGCGCGACGAGCTGCAGCGCGTCACGCGCGAACTGGACGAAGCCCGCGCGCAGATCAGCGCGATGAGCGAATCGCAGACAGCGGCTAGCGCCGAACTGGCGCGCGCGACGCAAGACGCGTTCGACGCGAAGGAGCGCGCGGATGCAGCGGAACAGCGCGCAGCCGAACTGGCGCAAAGCCAGGCCGAGCGCCTGCGCGAGCCGGCGTCGATGAAAGGCGCGCAAGGTGCACAAGGCGGCGACGTGTCGGGCGGACCGGATGTTGCGGAAGAACTCGCGTCCTTGCAACGCCAGATCGCGGCGCAGGCCAAGGCTCACGCGAAGGCCTACAACGAGCTTCGCGCGAACGCCGAGCAATGGGTGACCTACGCGAAGGACATCAAGCAGCGGCTCGACCAGGCGAACGAAAAAATCCTCTTCATCGACGCGCGCAGCACCGGCGAAGTTGCGTTGTTGCGCAGGCTCTCGTTCGAGCTGGAGCGTCTCAAGCCCGACCACGAACTGGTGTTCAGGGAAGCGCAGAAGAAGCTGATCGGCGCGACGATGACCCAGCAACTCGCGCAGAAAGGCTATCAGTACGATCCCGCCACGGCGGTGATGTCGAAGCTGGAGGGCTGACGCGCACGACGCGCGTTCAGCCCTCGATCAGCCGTTCGAGCACAGGCTCGGCAACGTGCGTGAGGGGCGCGACGCGCGGGACGGTGTGAAGCCAGTGCAGTTCAGCATGGTGCTGCGCGAGAACTTGCCGTGAAGCGGCGCGCCTCAGGCGTCGCATTTCGCTTCACGGCGTGCGTCACTTCGCAAACAACTGACCGATATCCTTGAACGCCTTGAACTCCAGAGCGTTGCCGCACGGATCGAACAGGAACATGGTCGCCTGCTCGCCGACTTGCCCCTGAAAGCGGATATACGGCTCGATCACGAACTTCGTGCCGAACGACTTCAACCGTTCCGCAAGCGCTTCCCATTGATCCCATCCGAGCACGACGCCGAAGTGCGGCACGGGCACATCGTGACCATCGACGGGATTGCTGTGCACGCTCTCTTGCGACGCCGTCCTGGGATGCTCGTGAATCACCAGTTGATGGCCGAAGAAATTGAAGTCGACCCATTGCGCGCTGGAGCGGCCCTCTTCGAGACCGAACACGCGTCCGTAAAAGTCGCGCGCGGCGGGAAGGTCGTAGACGGGAATGGCCAGATGAAAAGGGGAAAGGCTCACGGTTTTCTCCATGTGGGGCGCTCGCAGACCGCACATGGTACGCGGCGGAATTGAAAAATATAATCAATATATAATTTCGTCAAACACAAACAGAATTTATCAATGCTCCGTGAGCTGAAAACACTGATTGCCGTTGCCCAGGAAGGCACCTTCGCCGCTGCCGGCCATCGGATCGGTCTGACCCAGGCCGCCGTCAGCGCGCAGATGCAACGGCTGGAAGCGGAAATGGGCGTTGCATTGTTCGACCGCGAAGGGCGAACGGCGCGTTTGAACGCGACCGGTCAGCAGATACTCGTGCAGGCGCAGGAAGTGGTCCGGCTTTACAACAACCTCAGTTCGACGGCAGCAGGCCCGGCGGCCACCGTGCGCGTGACGGTCGGTGCGATTGCGTCGGTGCAGCGCTCGTTGCTGCCCGATGCATTGGCGCGGTTTCACGCGCAATGCCCGGGATGCACGACGCGTGTGATTCCCGGCGTGTCGATGGAACTCGTCAATCTGGTCGATGCCGGTGAGATCGATATCGCCGCGATCATTCGCCCGCCGTTTTCGTTCCAGAGCGATCTGCGCTGGACGACGCTCGCGCAAGAGCCGTTCCGACTCATCGTGCCGCGCGGCGTGAAGGGAGCGAACTGGGCGGAACTGCTGGCGGACCAGCCGTTCATTCGCTACGACCGCGCGTCGTTCGGCGGGCGGCAAGTGGACCGTTTCCTGCGCCGCATGCACTTCACCGTGCGCGAAGTGTGCGAGCTCGACGAACTGGAAGCCATTGTCAGGCTGGTGGAAAACGGCGTCGGCGTGGCGATCGTGCCGCAGACGGCGACATATCGGCGCTGGCCCGCGCAAGTGCGCGCTGTCGATCTCGGGCATCACACGTTTCATCGCGATGTCGGCCTCGTGCATCGCGCCCCGCACCATTTGAGCGAGCCGGTGAAGGCGTTGCTGCAACTGATCGAAGCGCAGGCGCGCAAGAAGCCCTGAATGGACGATCGTTGAAACACGCTTTCTGGATCACGACGCAGGCGGCAGATTCGCCTGCAGATAGATCGACATCGGCGTTTGCAACGGAAGACCTGAAGTGTGGCCCGGTTGTAGTGACCCAGTACTGCTTCCACCGCGCGCACTGCTTCGGCAAATGGACTGTGATCGAGCACTTCCTCCGCTACGGATGATCAAGGACCGACTGCTTGCCCTGCCGCGCCGGCCGAACCACGCCGAGCCATCGTCCGAGACGCCCAAGCGTCAGCCCGTTGCACAACAGATTGAGCACCACGAAGCCCGTCGCCATGGTCGCGGCGAAGTGGCGCGTTTCGGGCGACAGCGCGGATTCGCGCGCCACGCACAACGCCAGCGTGAGCGTCACGGGGCCACGCACGCCGCCCCAGGCGATCAGAAGTTGATGCGCGCGGGGCAATGGCTTGCAGATGCCGATACGGCTCAGCAGCGGCACGCATATCGTCAGGATGCCGAACCGGCTCGCGACGGCGGCGGCCAGCGCAAGACACAATATTGCGACATCATGGAGGCGCAGCTTGTCCAGCAGATCGGGCGCGCGGGCGGAAGCGAGCAGAAAAACGGCGGCGGAGGCGAGGCCGGCCTGGTGTTCCCACAGGTGGCGAAAACGTATGAGGCTCGCCTTGGGGCGGCATGCTCTCATCAGCCAGTTGGCCGCGAGGCCCGCGCACACGACGGCGGCGACGCCGGAGACATGAAGCCAGAGTTCGGCAGCGGGATAGAGCAGGGTCGGCAATGCGAGCGACAGCGCATACTCGGAAAACGGCGGACTGCGCAGGATCTGCGAAATCCACGCGAACAACGATCCGGCGCACGCGCCGAGCGCGCATCCGCCGAGCAGCGAAGCGAGGAAGCCGAGCAGCGGATGACCGACGGCATGTGCCGTCGACGGTGCGAGAACGAGCACGCCTGTCACCGTGGTGGTGATCGCGATGGCGGCTGCATCGTTCAACAGGCTTTCGCCCTCGACGAGTTTGATCAGCCGCGCTGGCGCGCGGTTGATGCGAAACAGCGCGATCACGGTCGAAGGATCGGTCGTGCTGACGATCGCGCCGAGCAACAGACAAACGATCAGATTTTCTCCGCTGGTCAGCCAGGCGGCAAGTCCGACGGCAGCCGCCGTGGCCGCGACGGCGCCGATCGCGAGCGTGAGGACGGGCGCCAGGTCGCGCAGTAGTTGCCGCGTGTCGACCTTGAGCGCTGCCTCGAACAGAATGGGCGGAAGAAAAAGCCAGAGATACGCTTCGGGCGGGAATGACGGCGTCAGGAACGGCTCGACAGTCGACGCCGTGAAGTCTGGAAAGAAGTGCTGCAACGCCAGATAGCACAGGCCGAGAAACAGCCCTGCGCCCGTCAGTCCAAACGAATCGGAAAACTGCAGCCGGTGCGCCAGTCCATGACAAAGCGCCGTGATGAGCAGGAGGCCACCCGCGCGTATGGTGAGTTCGATTGCGATTTGCAAAGGCATGCTCCATCGGTGCGCGGCCTCGCAGGCGTAGCGCCTTCGCTATGGGGCTCGACCCGCCCAATGTCGCGGCCTGGCGGGATATGTGGGCCGCTCAGGTTTTCGGTGACAGAGGGATCCAGCTTCGTCCCGCCGTCCGCCGTGCCGTGCAGGTATGGAAAGTCAGTGTAGTGTCGCGGCTTGCGCTAGCGCAGTGATGTATATCAAAAGACGCGTCGGCACCTTTGCGCATCGTCAGTTTCTTGTCCGCCGCCATCCGGCGCGAGCCGCATCGCGCCGACCTCTTTCAGCGCGCGAAGGCCGTCCGCGCGCCGCCGCTCACGTGCGGACGAGCGTGAGCGCGAATTCGTCGAGTTGCGTGATGCACGTGTTCCAGCCGTCGAAGAAGCCGAGTTGCTCGTGCCGGTCGCGCGTCGCCACGTCGGGATGCATGACGCGCGCGATGTAGCGGCTGCCTTCGGCTTCTTGGGACATCGCGATGTCGGCGGTGAAGCCGAGCCACGGCGTGTTGGGACGCCAGCCCGCCGTGAGCATCGACGTGAACACGAGGCGCGCGTGCGGGACGACTTCGAGAAAGCAGCCCGGGTTCTCGCTCGTGCCGCCATCGGGACCTTGCATGAAGGTGTGGAAGGCGCCGCCCGGGCGGAGATCGAAAGCGCGCACTTCGGTGGTCCAGGGTTTCGGGCACCACCATTCTTTCAGCAAGTCCGGCTCGGTCCACGCGCGCCATAACGCAGCCACGGGCGCGCGCAGGACGCGCGTGATGACGAGATCGCTCGGGTCAGCGCTTTCGACGGGTTGTGTTGACATCGGCTTGCTCCTCTTGATGAAGCTGTTCGACGAATTCGACCATCCGGTCGGATCGCGCTTCCCACACGGCGCGCTGCGCGGCCAGCCATGTTTCGACTTCCGTCAGCTTCGCGGGCATCAGTTCGCAGGTGCGCTTGCGCCCGACCTTGTGCGTGCGGATCAGGCCGCTGTGCTCCAGCACGGCGACGTGTTTCATGAACGACGGCAGCGCCATGTCGAACGGCTGCGCCAGCGCCGAGACGGTCTGCGCACCGCGCCCGAGCATGCTGACGATCGCGCAACGGGTCGGATCGGCCAGCGCCTGGAATACTTCGCTGATTGCGGCATGATAGTTAGCCATAAGGCTAAGTATAGTGCAGAAATGGCGACGCTGCGAAGGGGCACGAGGCGACGGCGCGCGCCTAGGCCATCAGCAGGGTTGAGCGTCAATCGCGAGGATTCGCGCAACGGAGGCATTCGCGCTTCGGCGGTAGCGCAATCGATGGAAAGATTCAAGCGCACGTCGTCACGGCACAACGCCGAGACAGCGAAAAAGTGTGTCCCGCTGAGCGCAACGATTGCTCTGAAACCCGCTCCCGCCTTATGTGATGGGCCAGACGGCGTTTGCCAGGCGGAAATTGTTACACCTCTTACTGGAAGGAATGACCGGTGTTACGAACGCCTTTCACACCTTGGTTATACTCGCCCCGTCTCAAAAACTATTGATCAAACTATGTCGAAGCGAATCATTCAGATGGTGGCCATTGCAGCCCTGACGGCTGCGGCGTCGTTGCCGGCGATGGCCGGCGATATGAACAATGCGCTTGGCGGCGCGCTCGGCGGCGTCGCCGGTGCGGCATTGGGCGGCGCGGTGGGCGGCAGCACGGGCGCCGTGATCGGCGGCGCGGTGGGTGGCGGCGCGGGTGGCGCAGTCACGTCGAACCGCCGTGAGCGCACGGGCGCGATCATCGGCGGCGCGCTCGGCGGCGGTGCGGGCACCGCGGCGGGCAACGCGATGGGCGGGCGCGGCGGCGGTCTGGTCGGCGCGGCGCTGGGCGGCGGCGCGGGGTCGGCGCTCGGCGGCAACATCTCGCGTTCCAACTCGTACGCAGACGACTATTCGCGCGGCTCGTACGGTTCGCACAGTTCGTACAAGCGCAAGCACAAGCATCGTCACTACGACGACTGATTGGCGAGCTTACGGCCTGACGAGTTCACTGGACGGTGAACTCGCGGGCCGGACGGGCACGACGGCGCGGGGGCGAAGCGCCATGCGACAAATCATCGCAGGGCATTGTTGCCGATCAAAAACGAGATAAGCGCCGTTTGAAGGTAGGATTGTCGAAACTCCCTTCTTTTGCAGGCGTCATCGTGCCCGTTGATTATCTGCGCGGCTTTACCTCGGCCGCTCGCACTGACGCCGCCAACCGGCGGCTCGGCCTCGCGCTCGCGGGGATTGCCGGCGCGGCCAACGCGGGCGGCTTTCTGGCGATTGGCCAATACACGTCGCACATGTCCGGCATGGTGTCGTCGCTGGCCGACAGTCTTGCGCTCGGCAACCTTGCGTTCGTGCTGTCGGCGGCGAGTTCGATTTTCGCGTTTCTTGCCGGCGCGGCGAGTTCGGCCATTCTGATCAACTGGGGCCGGCGCAAAGGAACGCAGAGCGTCTACGCGATGCCGCTCGTGCTCGAAGGGCTTCTGTTGCTGTGCTTCGGCGTGCTGGGCGCGAACCTGGAGCAGCATCGTCTGCTGTTCGTGCCGGCCACCGTCACGCTGCTTTGCTACGTGATGGGCCTGCAGAACGCCATGATCACCAAGATATCGAAAGCAGAAATCCGCACGACGCACGTCACGGGGCTCGTGACGGATATCGGCATCGAAATAGGCAAGGGCTTGTACTGGAACCGGGGCGTGCCGTCGACGGAAGCGGCTTACGTCGGTGCCGACATGCGGCGGCTCGGTCTGCTCGCCTCGCTGCTCGGCATGTTTCTCGCGGGCGGGCTTGCTGGCGCGATCGCTTTCAAACAGGTCGGGTTCATCGCGACGCTGCCGCTTGCGGCGTTGTTGCTGGTGCTGGCGGCCGTGCCCGTCGCCGATGATCTGTTGAGGTATCCGCGGCGGGCGCGCTGAACTGCGCTCGCCGGACGGACCCGAACACGCTTCTCACACGCGCATCTCGCGCCGCGACTTTTACTTCTCCCAGAGCTTGCGGCCAAGGAAGGTCAGCGTCCGATCCCACGCCATTTCCGACCACACCGGGTCGAACTGCGTGCTGGCGATGCGGCTGAAGCCGACGGCCGTTTCGTTGGCGAACCCATGATGGGCGAGGTAGCGATGAAACTCGACATCCACGTTCGCGTCGCGCAACTTCGACTCCAGCGTATCGACTGTCGCGATCGGGAAGAACG from Paraburkholderia caribensis includes:
- a CDS encoding sigma-70 family RNA polymerase sigma factor, encoding MPADNLSLRLEVEDLYVAHHGWLHTWLRRKLGCAHRAADLAHDTFMRLLARDEPLELLEPRAFLTTVAQRVLANHWRREQIERAYLEALARVPEPLAPSPEERAVLLETLCEIDALLDGLPVAVKRAFLMAQLDGATQTEIAATLRISLATVKRYLMKAAAQCFFAMTLE
- a CDS encoding FecR domain-containing protein, encoding MSIGTPPGIAPDVARRAVEWWLDLQSGDITDSQRRAFECWRAEHADHDRAWRHIQSVSQRLQTLNESPAASAARAALTRPRSPARRAGVKTLVLLFFAGGTAWLARDQIAWRGWSADLRTGTGEQRNVTLADGTRLMLDTASAVDVRFSDTERRIVLLRGEIMVVTGHDDGPAPRPFVAQTAQGVSIPLGTRFSLRQEPSMTRLDVFEGAVKVEPARAPGASKVVHAGERMRFSATQIMPIEAASADTAAWTQGMLVASNMRLGDFLSELGRYRDGYLRCDPSIADFRLSGTFPLSDTDRVLKTLATTLPVEVAYVTRYWVTVKPAS
- a CDS encoding DNA-binding protein gives rise to the protein MSTDTDTTMTDEQVAAIADRMTEEGRLVSPVTIWAEVRSGSIVAVAAALQRWRETREPQPPAPETQAQKALPGELAETVMEAARRIWTASQDDAGRLLSEGLGAASQQLDVVRRERDEALAAYQQTGEEAATGRERLDRLRHDLQALQESAAQVRADFETVSARAQAAEANVQNLTERASADEAKLTAIQNALEDQHRANEWLAATVSGKNEEIARLGRERDDARRQIATLDEACQAKSEEAERASQEAAAAVERADAAAAQANESTARLASVEAELSETRNALAAERDAALEHAADLAEQRAQLERVARELDESRAQIGALTDAHALAAAELARATQDASAATERADAAEQRAAQLDQSLTVEREATAAQREELQRVSRELEETRTRADMLSDAQTAANAELARVSQEGFAAKERADAAEQRASQLEQSLTVERETTAAQSDELQRARAELEEARTQINALNEAHTAASAELARVTEEASSARQRAESAGQRAAELEQSLAAEREATAAQSDERQRVARELDEARSRIDALSQDSTAAKQRAETAEQRATELEQNLASEREASAARSNELQRVTQELEAAQTQIATLTESQTAANAELASARQEAEATKQRAEAAEQRAVQLDESLAVAREAAVARNSEASAQFDELQRVMRELEEARSQISALTESQTAAAAELAQMTQDASAERRRADAAAQLSAQLGRDLAAEREAAAARSAEASAQAGELQRVTRELDEARKQIDALTESQTEAAAKLAQVTQDASEAANRAEAAEQRLAAERDEARKHAAALMDAQSVANAELSRLTQEASAAKEAADAAGHRAAQLEQSLAAEREAAAARNSEASSQLDEARKQISTLTDAQASANAELARLAQDASAAKERADAAERQAAESAQRLLSEREAAAAKNDNASSQRDELQRVTRELDEARAQISAMSESQTAASAELARATQDAFDAKERADAAEQRAAELAQSQAERLREPASMKGAQGAQGGDVSGGPDVAEELASLQRQIAAQAKAHAKAYNELRANAEQWVTYAKDIKQRLDQANEKILFIDARSTGEVALLRRLSFELERLKPDHELVFREAQKKLIGATMTQQLAQKGYQYDPATAVMSKLEG
- a CDS encoding TonB-dependent siderophore receptor, whose amino-acid sequence is MGLSARACANTAEFESRRRGYHGRHIIGIATATIFAGIASHAVAAVAAAAAATSASSAADATQTAQAAPRKSFDIAAGPLENALSQYGQQARIMLSYPSALTANRHSAGLHGDYDTQQGLARLLRGTGLSSVQQTNGSYTLVEDASNVELDDSAVLPTVKVAATGIRAGSYRPPPEANVTRSDIPVIDTPQAINIVPQQVLRDQRPRNLDDALANVSGIVQGNTLAGTQDTLLKRGFGGNRDGSIMHNGMPLVQGRGLNAAADSVEVLKGPSSLLYGIMDPGGVVNVVSKQPLLTPYHAVSALGSTYGHGRNGADGTLDLTGPIGDSGLAYRLVVDQIDEQYWRNFGEHRETLVAPSLAWYGRDTQVVLSYEYRKFLYPFDRGTALDPKTNEPLAIPARERLDEPFNEMDGESHLAQLTVDHQIDANWKAHFGYSYNRETYDAGQLRVQGVNSTTGVLSRSNDATHGALSTDSYTIAYIDGHFTVAGLRNDLQVGVDDEYRRIYRKDLLRQATKYTFNYLHPVYGLESPSTTVSASDSDQTDTLHDASVFFQDSLHLTDKWILVGGARFLSYNQVAGRGRPFHVNTDLNGTKWLPRAGLVYKWTDYVSLYGSYTQSLKPTSTIAPLSTGVVIDSSVLPEEATSWEVGAKVAMPAGLTGTLALFNIDKSNVLVSQYNDTTKQTDWRTSGKARSRGVELDVAGQIGQRWSVIASYAYIDAKTTQDPLYAGNRLWNVAQHTASLAAVYDFGAIFGGDQLRVGAGAHYVGERPGDSANSFTLPAYTVADAFANYNTKWGGHNVSFQLNVKNLFNKTYYPSSANRYFVAVGDARQVSLLSTLEF